A single window of Vibrio sp. SCSIO 43137 DNA harbors:
- a CDS encoding cyclin-dependent kinase inhibitor 3 family protein — MTHPTWELPLAEQEGALILTPCPGTKEVDLETSLQQIKQQGAKAVVTALNAEEMQKAGVAELPEMVAKLGMHWYHLPIEDDCAPEADFQQQWNKVSPELHEILKADRKIAIHCMGGSGRTGLLAAHLLLEKQWSLDTIKQQVQALRPGAFTKQVQIDYIDQFAASK, encoded by the coding sequence ATGACACATCCGACATGGGAACTGCCTCTTGCTGAGCAGGAAGGCGCTTTGATTCTGACTCCTTGTCCCGGAACTAAAGAGGTGGATCTTGAAACCTCTTTGCAGCAAATAAAGCAGCAGGGTGCTAAAGCCGTTGTTACCGCACTGAATGCAGAAGAGATGCAGAAAGCTGGTGTTGCAGAGTTGCCGGAAATGGTAGCAAAGCTGGGGATGCACTGGTACCACCTGCCAATTGAAGATGATTGTGCACCTGAAGCTGACTTTCAACAGCAGTGGAACAAGGTATCACCTGAGCTGCATGAGATCCTTAAGGCGGACAGGAAAATAGCCATACACTGCATGGGCGGTTCCGGCAGAACTGGCTTGCTGGCTGCACATCTGCTGCTGGAGAAGCAGTGGTCACTGGACACCATTAAGCAGCAGGTACAAGCGTTGCGTCCCGGCGCATTCACCAAGCAGGTTCAGATCGATTACATAGATCAATTTGCGGCATCAAAATAA
- a CDS encoding YecH family metal-binding protein: MPNNIHGHKVLELLSQQPLTRDELKATLLDTYGEDVLFHTCKSDGLDFDTLFDFFIEREKVALVDGKYTDCRENRCQH; encoded by the coding sequence ATGCCGAATAATATCCATGGTCATAAAGTACTGGAACTTCTTTCTCAACAACCCCTTACGCGAGATGAGCTAAAGGCGACACTTCTGGACACGTACGGTGAAGATGTGTTGTTTCATACCTGTAAAAGCGACGGGCTGGATTTTGACACTCTGTTTGATTTCTTTATCGAGAGAGAAAAAGTCGCTCTGGTTGACGGAAAGTACACAGATTGCAGAGAAAACAGGTGCCAGCATTAA
- a CDS encoding acyltransferase — protein sequence MPQRFLFFDLLRCIAAITVVAIHVLTPYKYQLGELPFYQWFTAIAVNGSARWAVPVFILITGALLLSDRREFEGRYYIKRRLAKVVVPFIVWSVFYAFLSGWQPEGFELQTVQHLIVNSYQQETYYHLGFFYYFIPLYLIAPAFHFMVRSNQTQVLNVFVLLWLITSCLYLFSVDGIWSNQLWLYSGYLPLGYILFKQVSVSRRNIALISLFGIASVMLTITMVTNLSLTADEYRVGRWLSYKTINTIVIAAMVFLLCRAIAPRLPERLHSMVKSGSRYSLGIYLLHPLFLWPVKFFGWDDGNPVWMIPFWTLVAFLLALLASYLLSRSVKTRWLVP from the coding sequence ATGCCGCAGCGATTTCTCTTTTTTGATTTGCTACGTTGTATCGCTGCAATAACCGTTGTGGCGATTCACGTATTAACGCCCTACAAGTATCAGCTTGGAGAGCTCCCTTTCTACCAGTGGTTTACCGCTATTGCCGTAAACGGTTCGGCACGTTGGGCAGTTCCTGTGTTTATTCTTATCACCGGGGCACTACTGCTAAGTGATAGACGAGAGTTTGAAGGCCGTTACTATATTAAAAGGCGGCTGGCTAAAGTGGTTGTGCCCTTTATTGTCTGGTCGGTTTTTTATGCCTTTCTGTCCGGCTGGCAGCCTGAAGGTTTTGAGCTACAAACGGTTCAGCACCTGATTGTGAATAGTTACCAGCAGGAAACCTATTACCACCTCGGTTTTTTTTATTACTTTATACCCCTCTATCTTATCGCACCGGCTTTTCATTTTATGGTCAGGAGCAATCAGACTCAGGTACTGAATGTTTTTGTTTTGCTGTGGCTTATTACCAGTTGCCTGTATCTGTTCTCTGTCGACGGAATATGGAGCAATCAGCTGTGGCTGTATAGTGGCTACTTACCTCTAGGCTATATTCTGTTTAAGCAGGTTTCAGTCAGCAGGCGTAATATCGCTCTGATATCACTGTTTGGGATAGCGAGTGTAATGCTGACCATTACTATGGTGACAAACCTTAGCCTGACAGCAGATGAATACAGGGTAGGGCGCTGGCTCTCTTATAAGACCATCAATACCATCGTTATTGCGGCTATGGTTTTTCTGCTTTGTCGTGCAATTGCCCCACGCTTGCCTGAACGCTTGCACAGTATGGTTAAAAGCGGCAGTCGATACAGTTTGGGGATCTATCTGCTTCATCCTTTGTTTCTATGGCCGGTAAAATTTTTTGGCTGGGACGACGGTAACCCTGTCTGGATGATACCTTTCTGGACGCTGGTGGCTTTTCTGCTGGCTTTGCTGGCCAGTTATTTATTATCCCGATCCGTTAAAACACGCTGGCTGGTGCCCTGA
- a CDS encoding DUF4145 domain-containing protein: MSDIEKVVMRTRRIEKLLRVQYRADGKGLHQLVTSCEERLPHDVIGKLRYIATIRNKVVHEDNYRLEDRKQFLTVCDECEKELTPRAGRFIWRVAVSLMMLITLAALGFYYVHWDKLSQHL, translated from the coding sequence ATGTCAGATATTGAGAAAGTCGTTATGCGCACTCGCCGGATTGAGAAGCTACTGAGAGTTCAGTACCGGGCGGACGGCAAAGGCCTGCATCAGCTGGTCACCAGCTGTGAAGAGCGGTTACCTCATGATGTGATCGGAAAACTGCGTTATATAGCCACCATCAGAAACAAAGTCGTCCATGAAGACAATTACCGGCTTGAAGACAGAAAGCAGTTTCTGACGGTGTGTGATGAGTGTGAGAAAGAGCTGACTCCAAGAGCTGGGCGTTTTATCTGGCGGGTAGCTGTCTCGCTGATGATGCTGATTACTCTGGCGGCACTTGGTTTTTACTATGTGCACTGGGACAAACTGTCTCAGCACCTGTAA
- a CDS encoding YhgN family NAAT transporter: MELLSAATMLFLIMDPLGNLPVILSILKHIDPKRRRIILVRELCIALVILMAFLFGGQTVLNFLHVQPETLSISGGVILFIIAIRMIFPQPGGVTGLAAGEEPYIVPMAIPMIAGPSVMASLLLLSSQEPDRTWEWAGALLIAWGASFVILMFYNFFHKLLGERGLKAVERLMGLLLIMISTQMLLDGVKDYLG; this comes from the coding sequence ATGGAACTATTGTCTGCAGCAACCATGCTGTTTTTAATTATGGATCCTCTCGGGAATCTCCCGGTTATTTTATCCATTCTTAAACATATCGATCCGAAAAGACGTCGAATTATTTTAGTCCGGGAGCTTTGTATTGCTCTTGTTATCCTGATGGCTTTTCTGTTTGGTGGGCAGACGGTTCTTAACTTCCTGCATGTACAGCCGGAAACATTAAGTATATCGGGCGGCGTAATTCTGTTTATTATTGCTATCCGTATGATATTCCCTCAGCCGGGGGGCGTAACCGGGCTGGCGGCGGGCGAGGAACCTTACATCGTTCCTATGGCAATACCTATGATTGCCGGACCTTCAGTGATGGCGTCATTGCTTCTGTTATCCAGTCAGGAGCCCGACAGAACATGGGAGTGGGCTGGTGCACTGCTGATCGCCTGGGGAGCCAGCTTTGTCATTCTTATGTTCTATAACTTCTTCCATAAGCTGCTTGGGGAGAGAGGTTTGAAAGCCGTTGAAAGGCTGATGGGCTTACTCTTGATTATGATCTCAACCCAGATGCTACTTGACGGTGTCAAAGATTATCTGGGCTAA
- the rsmD gene encoding 16S rRNA (guanine(966)-N(2))-methyltransferase RsmD, which yields MVRRRQQNSLTNKRSSGSIRIISGLWRGRKLPVHDAEGLRPTTDRVKETLFNWLATDIPHSRCLDLFSGSGGLGFEAASRQADEVVMLELNKSAHQQLTSNISALKTDKVKALHTDALSYLNQQATPFDIVFIDPPFRKGLLDEVIIQLENNNWLSEDAMVYIETERELVMPELPPNWSLYREKHAGQVSFRLYQRSK from the coding sequence ATGGTAAGACGTCGTCAGCAAAACTCCCTCACAAATAAGCGCTCTAGTGGCTCTATCCGGATTATTTCCGGCCTCTGGAGAGGCAGAAAGCTACCGGTTCATGATGCAGAAGGGCTCAGACCAACGACGGATCGGGTTAAAGAGACCTTGTTTAACTGGCTGGCAACGGACATTCCCCATTCACGCTGTCTGGATCTATTTTCCGGCTCCGGTGGTCTGGGATTTGAAGCGGCATCCCGTCAGGCGGATGAAGTCGTTATGCTTGAGCTGAATAAATCGGCTCACCAGCAACTGACCTCTAATATTTCGGCTTTAAAAACAGATAAGGTAAAAGCGCTGCATACCGATGCACTTAGCTACCTGAATCAGCAGGCAACACCATTTGATATCGTTTTTATCGACCCTCCATTCCGTAAAGGCCTATTGGATGAGGTTATTATTCAGTTAGAAAACAACAACTGGCTCAGTGAAGATGCTATGGTTTATATTGAGACTGAGCGCGAACTTGTTATGCCTGAACTCCCGCCAAACTGGTCGCTTTACCGCGAAAAACATGCCGGTCAGGTAAGTTTCCGTCTCTATCAGAGGAGTAAATAA
- a CDS encoding metalloregulator ArsR/SmtB family transcription factor, producing MIPSQFFKLLSDETRVRCLILICREESLCVCELTAALQESQPKISRHLAMLRQSGVLVDERRGQWIKYQISEDLPGWMKKIIDGLQASNCLKQQYQQDVQRLTDMTDRPVDC from the coding sequence ATGATTCCAAGTCAGTTTTTTAAGTTGTTATCAGACGAAACCCGGGTTCGTTGTCTGATTCTTATCTGCCGTGAAGAGTCCCTTTGTGTCTGTGAGTTGACGGCGGCTCTGCAAGAGAGCCAACCGAAAATTTCCCGTCACCTTGCTATGCTAAGACAATCAGGCGTGCTGGTTGATGAAAGGCGAGGTCAGTGGATTAAGTATCAGATATCAGAAGATCTGCCCGGCTGGATGAAAAAGATAATCGATGGTTTGCAGGCGTCAAACTGTCTTAAACAGCAGTATCAACAAGATGTGCAGCGGTTGACCGATATGACAGATCGTCCGGTTGATTGTTAG
- a CDS encoding ArsJ-associated glyceraldehyde-3-phosphate dehydrogenase has protein sequence MSIKVGINGFGRIGRLAMRAAFDWPELEFVLINDVAGDTATLAHLLEFDSVQGRWHHEVTSEGDTLFIDGKSVKTTQQREIDAVDWSGCDVVIEATGVHRKTSFLNKYLDQGVKRVVVSAPVKEDGVANIVVGVNDHIFDAATHKIVTAASCTTNCIAPVVKVIHEKLGIEQSSFTTIHDLTNTQTILDAPHKDLRRARACGMSLIPTTTGSAKAIVEIFPELKDKINGHAVRVPLANASLTDIIFDVKRDTTAEEVNALLKEASEGELKGILGFEERPLVSIDYKGDQRSTIVDALSTMVVGSRMVKVYAWYDNEMGYATRTAELVRKVGLA, from the coding sequence ATGTCTATAAAAGTAGGTATCAACGGTTTTGGCAGAATTGGCCGCTTGGCGATGAGAGCAGCATTCGACTGGCCGGAACTGGAGTTTGTTTTGATTAATGACGTTGCGGGTGATACGGCAACACTGGCACATCTTCTGGAGTTTGATTCTGTTCAGGGTCGCTGGCACCACGAAGTGACAAGTGAAGGTGATACGCTATTTATTGACGGTAAATCAGTGAAAACCACTCAGCAGAGAGAGATTGATGCCGTTGACTGGTCAGGATGCGATGTTGTTATTGAAGCGACCGGTGTTCACCGTAAAACATCATTCCTGAACAAGTATCTGGATCAGGGTGTTAAGCGTGTGGTGGTATCGGCTCCGGTCAAAGAAGACGGTGTTGCCAACATTGTGGTTGGTGTGAACGATCATATCTTTGATGCAGCAACTCACAAAATTGTTACCGCTGCGTCTTGTACGACAAACTGTATCGCACCGGTAGTGAAAGTTATCCATGAGAAGCTGGGTATCGAACAATCATCCTTTACCACTATCCACGATCTGACTAATACACAGACGATTCTGGATGCTCCCCACAAAGATCTGCGCCGTGCCAGAGCGTGCGGAATGAGCTTGATTCCTACCACAACAGGAAGTGCCAAAGCCATCGTAGAGATTTTCCCTGAGCTGAAAGATAAGATTAACGGCCACGCAGTTCGTGTTCCTCTGGCGAATGCCTCCCTGACGGACATTATTTTTGATGTTAAGCGCGATACTACAGCGGAAGAAGTGAATGCCTTGCTGAAAGAGGCTTCTGAAGGCGAACTGAAAGGTATTCTTGGTTTTGAAGAGCGTCCTCTGGTCTCTATTGACTATAAAGGCGATCAACGCTCGACCATAGTTGATGCGCTATCCACCATGGTAGTCGGCAGCCGTATGGTTAAAGTTTACGCCTGGTATGACAATGAAATGGGCTATGCGACCCGTACTGCTGAGTTGGTTCGTAAAGTGGGTTTGGCATAG
- a CDS encoding DUF1145 domain-containing protein yields the protein MKILIMLAKASIAFVWLILILNLFMPFPGKAAIALYIMAAFLFMMHAVQMLIFIGAFGDKVKISGWEKWSILIFGIFSLLDIRRKHMM from the coding sequence ATGAAGATACTGATTATGCTGGCCAAAGCTTCTATCGCCTTTGTCTGGCTGATACTTATTTTGAACCTGTTTATGCCGTTTCCGGGCAAAGCAGCCATTGCCCTTTATATTATGGCGGCATTCTTGTTTATGATGCATGCGGTTCAGATGCTGATTTTTATCGGCGCCTTTGGCGATAAGGTCAAAATCAGCGGATGGGAAAAATGGTCGATTTTAATCTTCGGCATTTTTTCACTGCTGGATATCCGCCGTAAACATATGATGTAA
- the ftsY gene encoding signal recognition particle-docking protein FtsY — MTEKKKRGLFSWLGFGKQEPTQEAEQEQVLDQEQQAEETAQADEVQAEAELSEVEQQESEAAAEVADEPELSEQQSAAEETEESAQQAEQQESSNDADTESETEQLEVELVSEAVETPEESEESEESEESEESEESEESEESEESEESEEPRIVEQEKPTEGFFARLKRSLTRTKENIGAGFFGLFKGKKIDDDLFEELEEQLLIADVGIDTTMKIIDNLTDKASRRDLKDGEALYGLLKEEMSDILSHVEKPLEVDTDKTPYVILMVGVNGVGKTTTIGKLAKQFQAQGKSVMLAAGDTFRAAAVEQLQVWGERNSVPVIAQHTGADSASVIYDAIEAAKARGVDVVIADTAGRLQNKSNLMEELRKIVRVMKKIDDSAPHEIMLTLDAGTGQNAISQAKLFSDVAPITGITLTKLDGTAKGGVIFAIADQFQIPIRFIGVGEGIDDLRPFNSQDFIEALFSREE; from the coding sequence ATGACGGAAAAGAAAAAGCGCGGATTATTTTCATGGCTTGGTTTCGGTAAGCAGGAACCAACTCAGGAAGCAGAACAAGAACAAGTTCTGGATCAGGAACAGCAGGCAGAAGAAACTGCTCAGGCTGATGAAGTACAGGCCGAAGCAGAACTGTCAGAAGTTGAGCAGCAAGAAAGCGAAGCGGCTGCTGAAGTAGCAGATGAGCCGGAACTATCTGAGCAGCAGAGTGCTGCTGAAGAGACTGAAGAATCAGCTCAACAAGCAGAACAACAAGAAAGTTCAAATGATGCGGATACAGAATCTGAAACCGAGCAATTAGAAGTTGAACTGGTTTCAGAAGCGGTTGAGACTCCAGAAGAGTCAGAAGAGTCAGAAGAGTCAGAAGAGTCAGAAGAGTCAGAAGAGTCAGAAGAGTCAGAAGAGTCAGAAGAGTCAGAAGAGTCAGAAGAACCTCGTATCGTAGAGCAGGAAAAGCCGACCGAAGGCTTTTTTGCCCGTCTTAAACGAAGCCTGACCAGAACAAAAGAGAATATCGGTGCCGGTTTCTTTGGCCTGTTTAAGGGCAAGAAAATTGATGACGATCTGTTTGAAGAGCTTGAAGAGCAGTTATTGATTGCTGATGTGGGTATTGATACCACAATGAAGATCATCGACAACCTGACGGACAAGGCTTCCCGCCGGGATCTGAAAGATGGTGAAGCACTGTACGGACTGCTGAAAGAAGAGATGAGCGATATTCTTTCACACGTTGAAAAGCCGCTGGAAGTTGATACTGACAAAACTCCATATGTAATTCTTATGGTCGGCGTGAATGGCGTTGGTAAGACGACTACCATTGGTAAGCTGGCTAAGCAGTTTCAGGCTCAGGGTAAGTCAGTCATGCTGGCAGCCGGCGATACCTTCCGTGCTGCTGCTGTAGAGCAGTTGCAAGTATGGGGTGAGCGAAACAGTGTTCCCGTGATTGCGCAGCATACCGGTGCTGACAGTGCTTCCGTTATCTATGATGCCATTGAGGCAGCAAAAGCCCGTGGGGTAGATGTTGTTATCGCGGATACCGCAGGGCGTCTGCAGAATAAGAGCAACCTGATGGAAGAGCTGCGTAAAATTGTGCGGGTAATGAAGAAAATTGATGACTCAGCCCCACATGAAATTATGCTGACACTGGATGCCGGAACTGGCCAGAACGCCATTAGTCAGGCAAAACTGTTCAGCGATGTTGCCCCGATTACAGGTATTACTCTTACCAAGCTGGATGGTACGGCGAAAGGTGGTGTTATCTTCGCTATTGCCGATCAGTTTCAGATCCCGATTCGTTTTATTGGTGTCGGTGAAGGGATCGACGATTTAAGACCGTTTAACAGCCAAGACTTTATTGAAGCCCTGTTTAGCAGGGAAGAGTAA
- a CDS encoding lysoplasmalogenase, which translates to MWSWLLVGLSGLIHISTANHENKRLSYVFKPITLLLLLAILVVSGREQAQFFWVAAGLILSICADFFWSRPKAKVKAAFTTFIFAFLCYSKALWLPFSGEISWWLPALLFATGVMVVLLLLPKLDTVVVPVSIMGVILVQMVWASTAVWLLEPTTTHLYACIASCIFILATLVRALNIYRTSAIRADLLSTAGLFLGQAFIVASVIA; encoded by the coding sequence ATGTGGAGCTGGCTGCTAGTCGGACTGTCTGGTTTGATTCATATCTCAACTGCAAATCATGAGAATAAGCGGCTGTCTTACGTGTTTAAGCCAATAACCCTACTTTTGTTGCTGGCAATTCTGGTTGTTTCCGGTCGTGAACAGGCTCAGTTTTTCTGGGTGGCGGCAGGATTAATCTTATCCATCTGTGCTGATTTTTTCTGGTCACGTCCTAAAGCAAAAGTGAAAGCCGCTTTTACCACTTTTATCTTCGCTTTTCTCTGTTATAGCAAAGCTCTCTGGCTGCCGTTTTCCGGTGAAATCAGCTGGTGGTTACCTGCTTTGCTGTTCGCTACCGGCGTGATGGTGGTATTACTTCTGTTACCGAAACTAGATACCGTTGTTGTTCCTGTCTCTATTATGGGGGTGATTCTGGTTCAGATGGTTTGGGCATCAACGGCTGTCTGGTTACTGGAACCCACGACAACTCATCTGTATGCCTGTATTGCTTCCTGCATTTTTATACTGGCCACTCTGGTTCGGGCGTTGAACATCTACCGCACATCTGCCATCAGAGCGGATCTACTCTCTACGGCCGGGCTGTTTCTTGGACAGGCATTTATTGTTGCTTCAGTGATTGCATAA
- a CDS encoding Cof-type HAD-IIB family hydrolase: MSADSHSHIRIVASDLDGTLLAPDHQLSELSKQTLKKLHKNGYTFIFATGRHHVDVANIRQQVGIPAYMITSNGARVHDTEDKLMYGKNIEPDLIQPIINMAKHDDDIRINLYQNDHWLLNREDERLKVFHKESKFSYQLFDVDSAPIDGVAKIFLIHDDHDYLAEFEHKIKQQYGNQVSVAFSAPECLEVMGQDVSKGEALDAVARHLDMSLNECIAFGDGMNDVEMLSMAGKGLIMGTAHTKVKNALPDNEVIGTNAEHAVAKYLTTHLL, translated from the coding sequence ATGTCTGCTGACTCTCACTCCCATATCAGAATTGTTGCTTCGGATCTTGACGGAACCCTGCTTGCTCCCGACCACCAGCTTAGTGAATTAAGTAAGCAGACTCTGAAAAAACTGCACAAGAACGGCTACACCTTTATTTTTGCCACCGGCCGCCATCATGTCGATGTAGCGAACATCCGTCAGCAGGTGGGTATACCCGCTTATATGATTACCTCTAACGGGGCCAGAGTTCACGATACGGAAGACAAACTGATGTATGGCAAGAACATCGAACCTGATCTGATTCAGCCTATTATTAATATGGCAAAACACGATGATGATATCCGGATTAACCTGTATCAAAATGATCACTGGCTGCTTAACCGTGAGGATGAAAGGTTAAAAGTATTCCATAAGGAATCTAAGTTTAGTTATCAGCTGTTTGATGTAGACTCTGCGCCTATTGATGGTGTGGCTAAGATTTTCCTGATTCATGATGATCATGACTACCTTGCAGAATTCGAGCATAAGATTAAGCAGCAGTATGGTAATCAGGTTAGTGTGGCCTTCTCCGCCCCTGAATGTTTAGAAGTGATGGGGCAGGACGTCTCTAAAGGGGAAGCCCTTGATGCTGTTGCTAGGCATCTGGATATGTCACTGAATGAGTGTATTGCCTTCGGCGACGGCATGAACGATGTAGAGATGCTATCCATGGCCGGCAAAGGGCTGATAATGGGTACCGCTCACACCAAAGTAAAAAATGCACTACCGGATAACGAAGTCATAGGTACTAATGCTGAGCATGCAGTAGCAAAATATCTGACAACTCACTTGTTGTAG
- a CDS encoding alpha/beta fold hydrolase has translation MQPKPLHDAENKTGQFESLWQKREQGYFQGVNNKQIFWASLTSANHDKAVVIVNGRIESAWKYQELFYELYHQGFDVYSFDHRGQGMSERLADDPQIGHVGLFSDYVEDMACALKQFNLAGYQHKFILAHSMGGAIATRYLQSQPDIEFDAIALSAPMYGVDMPWYMKPVANYLTPLITALIKQPFYITKNKAYFAKPFEINPLTSSHTRYKWFRDLYEKIPELKLGGPSARWVWQGLKGAELCIKEADKVTIPLLLLQGGQDKIVSNQAQTTFIKKLAKTNPDCRMTIIEGSRHEILFESDTHRDIALKEILSFFSAA, from the coding sequence ATGCAACCTAAGCCTTTACATGATGCAGAAAATAAAACCGGCCAATTTGAATCCCTCTGGCAAAAAAGGGAGCAAGGCTATTTTCAGGGGGTCAATAACAAGCAGATCTTCTGGGCCAGCCTGACTTCAGCCAACCATGATAAAGCTGTCGTTATTGTTAATGGTCGTATTGAATCGGCATGGAAGTATCAGGAGCTGTTTTACGAGCTTTATCATCAGGGTTTTGATGTTTACTCCTTTGATCACAGAGGACAAGGCATGTCAGAAAGGCTGGCGGATGACCCTCAGATCGGTCACGTTGGTTTATTCTCAGACTATGTTGAGGATATGGCCTGTGCCCTGAAGCAGTTCAACCTTGCAGGTTATCAGCACAAATTTATTCTCGCCCATTCTATGGGTGGTGCTATAGCGACACGATACTTACAGAGTCAGCCGGATATTGAGTTTGACGCTATCGCTCTAAGCGCTCCTATGTACGGTGTTGATATGCCCTGGTATATGAAGCCGGTAGCGAACTATCTTACTCCGTTAATCACGGCACTGATAAAGCAGCCTTTCTATATCACCAAAAACAAAGCCTATTTTGCCAAACCTTTCGAGATTAACCCTCTCACCTCCAGCCATACGCGCTATAAATGGTTCCGTGACCTTTATGAAAAAATACCTGAGCTTAAGCTTGGCGGCCCCAGCGCACGTTGGGTCTGGCAGGGATTAAAGGGAGCAGAACTCTGTATAAAAGAGGCAGATAAAGTCACTATTCCGCTACTACTTTTGCAGGGAGGTCAGGATAAGATTGTCAGCAATCAGGCACAGACCACTTTTATTAAAAAACTGGCCAAAACCAATCCTGATTGCCGGATGACCATTATCGAGGGCAGCAGGCATGAAATCTTGTTTGAGTCCGATACGCACAGAGATATTGCCCTAAAAGAAATACTCTCTTTTTTTTCAGCAGCCTAA
- the arsJ gene encoding organoarsenical effux MFS transporter ArsJ gives MFSSISKSVRQYMLVTFNYWNFTITDGALRMLVVLYFHDLGYGTLAIASLFLFYEFFGVVTNLVGGWLGARLGLNRTMNIGLSMQVVALLMLSVSESWLTIPWVMAAQAVSGIAKDLNKMSAKSAIKTLVPDEQQGALYKWIAILTGSKNALKGAGFFIGGLLLSLIGFKYAVLSMAAVLAMVLIGSLISLESDMGKAKNKPKFKHIFSKSRSINILSAARMFLFGARDVWFVVALPVYLGTVFRWDHLWVGGFLALWVIAYGLVQGVAPKITGKAQGKVPDGSVAMWWVALLAGITGLIAYGVQLGWQPQLVIIVGLLLFGAVFAVNSSLHSYLIVSYAKGDGVSLDVGFYYMANAMGRLIGTILSGWIFQIAGLAACLWVSFAFLALTTFISLYLPKADQSKLAQS, from the coding sequence ATGTTTTCAAGCATAAGTAAAAGTGTTCGCCAGTATATGCTGGTGACTTTCAATTATTGGAACTTCACCATTACTGATGGTGCATTACGCATGTTGGTGGTGCTCTATTTTCATGATCTCGGTTATGGCACGTTGGCGATAGCTTCCCTGTTCCTGTTTTATGAGTTCTTTGGCGTGGTTACTAACCTGGTCGGTGGCTGGTTAGGGGCGAGGCTGGGACTTAACCGGACTATGAATATAGGTCTATCGATGCAGGTAGTTGCTCTGCTTATGCTGAGCGTATCTGAGAGCTGGCTGACGATTCCGTGGGTGATGGCTGCTCAGGCAGTATCCGGTATAGCCAAAGATCTCAATAAGATGAGCGCTAAAAGTGCCATTAAGACATTGGTCCCTGATGAGCAGCAAGGTGCTTTATATAAGTGGATTGCCATTCTGACGGGATCGAAAAATGCCCTGAAAGGAGCAGGATTCTTTATTGGCGGCCTGCTGTTGTCCCTGATTGGCTTTAAGTATGCAGTGCTTAGTATGGCGGCAGTACTGGCTATGGTATTGATTGGCAGCCTGATCAGCCTTGAGAGCGATATGGGTAAGGCGAAGAACAAGCCTAAGTTTAAACATATCTTTTCTAAATCACGCAGTATTAATATCTTATCAGCGGCCCGTATGTTCCTTTTCGGTGCAAGGGATGTCTGGTTTGTGGTTGCTCTTCCCGTTTATCTCGGAACCGTGTTTCGCTGGGATCACCTATGGGTTGGTGGGTTTCTGGCACTGTGGGTTATTGCCTACGGTTTAGTACAGGGAGTTGCCCCTAAGATCACCGGTAAAGCGCAGGGAAAAGTTCCCGATGGCAGTGTGGCGATGTGGTGGGTTGCTTTGCTGGCGGGAATTACCGGCCTGATAGCTTATGGCGTTCAGCTTGGCTGGCAGCCGCAACTGGTTATTATTGTTGGTCTGCTACTGTTTGGAGCGGTATTTGCCGTAAACTCGTCTCTTCACTCCTACCTGATTGTCAGTTATGCAAAGGGAGACGGTGTCTCTCTGGATGTTGGTTTTTACTATATGGCTAATGCTATGGGACGTCTGATAGGCACTATTCTGTCGGGCTGGATATTCCAGATTGCCGGCTTGGCTGCATGTTTATGGGTGTCCTTTGCATTTCTGGCGCTGACGACATTTATCTCTCTCTATCTTCCTAAAGCTGACCAGAGCAAGCTGGCTCAGTCTTGA